The following proteins come from a genomic window of Paenibacillus spongiae:
- a CDS encoding aldo/keto reductase: MATIERKAIDRIQKSLNEHRVKLPDEALLPRLGQGTWNIGDNPSTAQEEISALRFGVELGMNLIDTAEMYGNGRSESLVGEAIEGIRDEVFLVSKVYPHHAGRSQIGKSCEESLRRLKTDRLDLYLLHWRGGVPLSETIEGMEKLVEEGKIMRWGVSNLDTADMKELFRLPDGTHCTTNQVLYHLGSRGIEYDLLPWMREHHLPLMAYSPLAQAGALRAGLVTHPVVSEIAHRHRSNPFQLLLAWCIRNGDVIAIPKASTEQHVLENAAAALIELTNEDLNRLDGVFFPPTRRMPLDIV, translated from the coding sequence ATGGCGACAATCGAGCGGAAAGCTATAGACCGAATACAGAAGAGCCTGAACGAGCATAGGGTGAAGCTTCCGGACGAGGCTTTGCTGCCAAGATTGGGTCAAGGGACTTGGAATATCGGAGATAACCCGTCCACCGCCCAAGAAGAAATCTCTGCGTTGAGGTTCGGGGTGGAGCTCGGGATGAACCTGATCGATACGGCGGAGATGTACGGTAATGGACGGTCCGAGTCCTTGGTCGGGGAAGCGATCGAAGGGATCAGGGACGAAGTGTTCTTAGTATCCAAGGTGTACCCGCATCATGCAGGACGAAGTCAAATCGGCAAAAGCTGCGAGGAAAGCTTAAGAAGGCTGAAGACCGACCGACTTGATCTTTATCTGCTTCACTGGCGAGGCGGCGTGCCGCTAAGCGAGACGATCGAAGGCATGGAGAAACTGGTCGAAGAGGGGAAAATCATGCGGTGGGGAGTCTCCAACCTGGATACGGCGGATATGAAGGAGTTGTTCCGCTTGCCTGATGGGACTCATTGCACGACCAATCAGGTCCTTTACCATCTGGGCTCCCGCGGCATCGAATATGATTTACTGCCTTGGATGAGAGAGCATCATCTGCCTCTCATGGCTTATAGCCCATTGGCTCAGGCAGGTGCCTTGAGAGCGGGGCTCGTTACGCACCCGGTAGTCAGCGAAATCGCCCATCGTCATCGTTCCAATCCGTTTCAATTGTTGTTAGCTTGGTGCATTCGTAACGGTGACGTGATCGCCATTCCGAAAGCTTCGACGGAGCAGCATGTTCTCGAGAATGCCGCCGCTGCTTTAATCGAATTGACGAATGAGGATTTGAACCGGCTGGATGGGGTTTTCTTCCCACCTACGAGAAGAATGCCGTTGGACATCGTATGA
- a CDS encoding ABC transporter permease, with the protein MSRIKLIYRNESRLQYRNPFLAIPFVLLLICWGYIIFSYETQSVHYEEIAAVFYNNFQWMTMVNLLLVGLYAVYMAGKDRESEFECLVVTYKVNNTEWILGKWLVAQTYGLCFTVMTLLVQGIWFLNGRMEMEEWLNHLFYVFVQIEGAFFIIISLGFLLGVWMKNMLSYIGMTALLGVVFMLQANSYGFAFVNPRLNLLTPYDSMYIATPYESIWGINGVFEEAMLHQAAVLLLGAIVIFAAILLFHPHRRLRREKRSLLTLVIALMVPVVILGGIRYTQYNSALEQFIDMGEQYALTEEAYAKNRVAGADRPNYAFSMDRTQLDVQLSSDNRIKVESKLSVTYNGDAPVNDISLTLQRQLKVTDCSSDAKITCSRENDFIRIHVQDGMKPKERLDLTLNYEGDMKQYRADGLLQHAFIESDRIYLPKESGWYPLIGERYLARSVSGRVDERYVNFEVENGGLVEDHPTEFAVTIKGEEDDLPMALTIPREPDGSYRGISQYGLSLIGGNLAEVTVDQTRIVGHPEILDGARTTVEIYQSYWSYLEEWLEVPVAPDVIYMLDDDHSDLTQATPSHEFTAWSFYDIKYVDPSVMVYALANDLIHDNASFGEDVQVLQRAITWELMKHARLETGYKYFGEWYASLGWSSEMPAEVGKRIDRLNRYDEIGDEEFRKVVKYVFTQYEGLEDKAKFNLEAELERYEGEISQ; encoded by the coding sequence ATGAGCAGAATCAAACTCATCTATCGCAATGAAAGCCGTTTGCAGTACCGCAACCCTTTTTTGGCGATCCCATTTGTTCTTTTACTCATCTGCTGGGGCTACATTATTTTCTCTTATGAGACTCAATCGGTTCATTATGAAGAGATTGCTGCTGTTTTCTATAACAACTTCCAATGGATGACGATGGTGAATTTATTGCTGGTGGGCTTGTATGCCGTCTATATGGCTGGGAAGGATCGCGAGAGCGAGTTTGAATGCTTAGTCGTCACCTATAAGGTGAACAATACGGAATGGATATTGGGAAAATGGCTGGTTGCCCAAACGTACGGTCTTTGCTTCACCGTGATGACGCTGCTTGTTCAGGGGATATGGTTTTTGAACGGCCGCATGGAAATGGAGGAATGGCTAAACCACCTCTTCTATGTTTTTGTTCAAATCGAGGGTGCTTTCTTTATAATCATATCCCTCGGATTTCTGCTGGGTGTGTGGATGAAAAATATGTTGTCCTATATCGGCATGACAGCCTTGCTTGGCGTCGTCTTCATGCTTCAAGCTAACAGCTACGGGTTTGCATTCGTCAATCCAAGGCTAAATCTGCTCACGCCGTATGATTCCATGTATATCGCGACTCCCTATGAAAGCATATGGGGGATCAACGGCGTGTTCGAGGAGGCCATGCTCCATCAGGCAGCTGTACTCTTGCTAGGCGCAATTGTAATATTCGCGGCGATCCTGCTATTTCATCCCCATCGCAGGCTGAGAAGAGAGAAGCGCTCGCTGTTGACGCTGGTGATCGCTCTAATGGTTCCTGTTGTCATCCTAGGCGGAATCCGGTATACGCAATACAATAGTGCGCTTGAACAATTTATCGATATGGGCGAACAATACGCGTTAACAGAGGAGGCATACGCGAAGAACCGTGTCGCTGGAGCAGATCGGCCGAACTATGCCTTCTCGATGGACCGTACCCAGCTGGATGTACAGCTGTCGTCCGATAATCGGATCAAGGTCGAAAGCAAGCTGTCCGTCACGTATAACGGAGATGCGCCGGTCAACGATATTTCCCTCACCTTGCAGCGCCAGTTAAAGGTAACGGACTGCTCAAGCGATGCGAAGATAACGTGTTCACGCGAGAATGATTTTATTCGCATTCACGTTCAAGACGGCATGAAACCCAAGGAAAGACTCGACTTGACATTGAATTACGAGGGGGACATGAAGCAATATCGTGCCGATGGCTTGCTGCAGCATGCCTTTATTGAATCCGATCGGATCTACCTTCCCAAGGAATCGGGCTGGTATCCGTTAATAGGCGAACGTTATTTGGCCAGAAGCGTTTCTGGCAGGGTTGATGAGAGGTATGTAAACTTTGAAGTTGAGAACGGAGGACTGGTCGAGGATCACCCGACTGAATTTGCCGTTACCATTAAGGGCGAAGAAGACGATCTTCCTATGGCACTCACGATACCGCGTGAACCGGACGGCTCCTATAGGGGAATATCCCAATATGGATTATCTCTGATCGGCGGCAATCTTGCGGAGGTTACGGTCGATCAAACCAGGATCGTGGGGCATCCCGAAATATTGGACGGTGCCCGAACAACGGTTGAAATCTATCAGAGCTATTGGAGTTATTTGGAAGAATGGCTGGAGGTTCCAGTGGCGCCTGACGTGATCTATATGTTGGATGACGATCATAGTGATCTGACACAAGCTACACCCAGCCATGAATTTACCGCATGGAGCTTTTATGACATTAAGTATGTGGACCCATCGGTTATGGTTTATGCTTTGGCAAATGATCTTATCCATGACAATGCATCATTTGGCGAGGATGTGCAGGTGCTGCAGCGCGCTATAACATGGGAACTGATGAAGCATGCACGGTTGGAGACGGGCTATAAATATTTTGGCGAGTGGTATGCTTCATTAGGTTGGTCATCTGAAATGCCTGCAGAAGTGGGTAAACGAATCGATCGGCTGAATCGCTATGATGAGATCGGCGACGAAGAGTTCCGGAAAGTGGTTAAGTATGTGTTTACCCAATACGAGGGGCTTGAGGATAAAGCCAAATTCAACCTGGAAGCTGAATTGGAAAGGTATGAAGGAGAAATAAGCCAATGA
- a CDS encoding RNA polymerase sigma factor, protein MQDEDYMSQLSNGHDSALDTLVFRYHRLLYGYAYRLLQDEKLAEDIVQETFLKIYQQGKKGYVPEKFKPWMYKIATNSCKDYWKKASTKREHCTDRDVEEEGQIHHIIDRQLERRWMIDSLNQLSFEHRSVLYLRFYQDLKYAEIALTLDIPINTVKGRIARGLKYLEGILREDEPKGVGANV, encoded by the coding sequence ATGCAGGATGAAGACTATATGAGCCAGCTGTCAAACGGCCATGACTCGGCTCTGGACACGCTTGTTTTCCGGTACCATAGACTTTTGTACGGTTATGCCTATCGATTGCTGCAGGACGAGAAGCTGGCGGAGGACATCGTGCAGGAGACCTTTCTTAAAATTTATCAGCAAGGGAAGAAAGGCTACGTTCCGGAAAAGTTCAAGCCATGGATGTACAAAATAGCTACGAACAGCTGCAAAGATTACTGGAAGAAGGCCTCCACGAAGCGGGAGCATTGTACGGATCGGGACGTAGAAGAAGAGGGGCAAATCCATCACATTATCGACCGCCAGCTGGAACGCAGGTGGATGATCGATTCCTTGAATCAATTATCCTTCGAACATCGTTCCGTCCTTTATTTGCGGTTTTATCAGGATTTGAAATATGCGGAGATTGCGTTGACCTTGGATATCCCCATTAATACCGTTAAAGGCCGAATTGCGCGCGGATTAAAATATTTGGAAGGCATCTTAAGAGAAGATGAACCTAAAGGGGTGGGGGCAAATGTGTGA
- a CDS encoding ABC transporter ATP-binding protein, whose product MSTVMIDGLNKTYRSVPALTNIHLEMGTGVFGLLGPNGAGKTTLMKILSTILPYEEGRVMIYGLDLAKDGDQVRGLLGYLPQHFHVPVQFTGREFLHYVGSMKGMTDHLTRSSQVERLLEEVNLLPQADKKIKSYSGGMIRRLGIAQALLGEPRFIILDEPTAGLDPSERIRFRNVIEQLGENHTVILSTHIISDIESSCGKVAVLNKGNLLYQGTTEGLAQKAVDGVWEFQVPYAEYDKFAKELSFISSRREMNHAVFRVIAKEPPHIHAKAVQPTIEDGYMAVINGVSS is encoded by the coding sequence ATGAGCACGGTTATGATAGACGGATTAAACAAGACGTATCGAAGCGTTCCGGCGCTGACGAATATTCATCTGGAAATGGGAACGGGCGTATTCGGTCTTCTTGGACCGAATGGCGCAGGCAAGACGACGCTGATGAAAATCCTTAGCACGATCCTCCCCTATGAAGAAGGGCGTGTGATGATCTATGGCTTGGATTTGGCGAAGGATGGCGATCAGGTACGGGGATTGCTCGGATATTTGCCGCAGCACTTTCATGTGCCTGTGCAATTCACGGGCAGAGAGTTTCTGCATTATGTAGGTTCGATGAAAGGGATGACGGATCACCTTACAAGATCCAGCCAAGTGGAACGTTTGTTGGAAGAAGTCAATCTTCTGCCGCAGGCCGATAAGAAAATAAAAAGCTATTCGGGAGGCATGATCAGGCGGCTTGGAATCGCGCAAGCGCTGCTCGGGGAACCCCGATTCATCATTCTGGATGAGCCGACTGCCGGGCTGGATCCCTCCGAACGCATTCGGTTCCGCAACGTGATCGAACAGCTGGGCGAGAATCATACTGTCATCCTATCCACCCACATTATCAGCGATATTGAATCCAGCTGCGGGAAAGTGGCGGTCTTGAATAAGGGCAACCTGTTATACCAAGGGACGACCGAAGGCTTGGCGCAGAAAGCGGTAGATGGCGTGTGGGAGTTTCAAGTGCCGTACGCCGAATATGACAAATTCGCGAAGGAGCTATCGTTTATTTCCAGCAGAAGAGAAATGAACCACGCCGTCTTTCGAGTGATCGCGAAGGAGCCGCCGCATATTCATGCCAAGGCCGTACAGCCGACAATAGAGGATGGATATATGGCCGTGATTAACGGGGTGTCCTCATGA